A single window of Leptolyngbyaceae cyanobacterium DNA harbors:
- a CDS encoding CHAT domain-containing protein → MRLHLVSLSFVTLLLSVTSSLLPPILNLSPLVAQSQTNRDRKAIADRLFREGDYLNAKDRYERAIRKFQEALLIYQEISDRASVGKTLFNIGYVYYKKEEYEQALDYFHQALPIRREVGDGNEQQETLNMMGRSYNDLGDRLLDRNQYREAIEKFQQALVIQRKLGQMYGEGLTLNRIGIAYTNQGEYELALNSYQQSLAIPTGYLTEVWAVMLYNTGRLYQALGQYELALKSYEKALKMAKTPSLSTGQDWDIGGEARSLISIGGIHSKLGKYELALKFYQEALALLKTVLNKTDKKTLEALALHDIGVVYLKQGKYELALEFLQKALTIFKPLGYKRSEAVMIGNIGKVYFEQGKYELAWNFYQQSLIITQAFGDKDDEGNVLKNIGYLLEKQNQPELAIVFFKQSVNAREAIRNNIKGLPKEFQQSYTETVADDYRHLADLLLKQDRILEAQQVLDLLKVQELEDYLRKVRANEQTLQGIPNNPPEQQIKQGYEEIINQAIKLGKELAQLEKIPPANRTPAQQQQILELRKTEQEITKQFSEFLKSPAVNSAIAQLRQTTGGETLNLQNFNSLRDNLQKLQQNAVVLYPLILEDRLELILVTPYSPPIRRTVAVKREELNQAIVAARAAITDRTSNPKTAANQLYNLLIKPIENDLAQADAKTIIYAPDGQLRYIPLAALYDGKQWLVERFRINNITAASLTDFHTKPQGKLQVLAGAFTQGNYSFQVGEQNFSFSGLPFAGREVENLAAIVPGTTKRLNNEFNKDIILLMNDYSVVHLATHAEFVVGQPEDSFILFGNGDRATLRDVENWSLPKVDLIVLSACRTAVGGMGNGQEILGFGYQMQRTGARAAIASLWSVDDGGTQALMDAFYAVLTKGNVTKAEALRQGQVALITGNYATIGQPRGIAVEQRNHSSLPPPVSNQLSHPYYWAPFILIGNGL, encoded by the coding sequence GTGCGTTTGCATCTAGTCAGCCTCAGCTTTGTCACTCTGCTGCTTTCAGTAACTTCTTCCTTATTACCACCGATCTTAAATCTCTCACCTTTAGTCGCACAGTCGCAAACAAATCGAGATAGAAAAGCTATTGCGGATCGCCTGTTTAGAGAAGGTGATTATCTGAATGCTAAGGATAGATATGAAAGAGCTATCAGGAAATTCCAAGAAGCTTTATTGATTTATCAAGAAATAAGTGACAGAGCAAGCGTTGGGAAAACCCTCTTCAACATTGGATATGTTTACTACAAAAAGGAAGAATATGAGCAGGCATTGGATTACTTCCATCAAGCTTTGCCAATTCGACGGGAAGTGGGCGATGGCAATGAACAACAAGAAACCCTAAATATGATGGGGAGAAGTTACAACGATCTAGGCGATCGACTACTCGATCGAAATCAATATCGAGAAGCGATCGAGAAATTTCAGCAAGCCCTAGTCATTCAGAGAAAACTTGGTCAGATGTATGGGGAAGGGTTAACTCTCAATCGAATTGGCATAGCTTACACCAACCAGGGAGAGTATGAATTAGCCTTGAATTCCTATCAGCAATCCTTAGCGATTCCTACAGGCTATTTGACGGAGGTATGGGCGGTAATGCTGTACAACACGGGGAGACTTTACCAGGCGCTAGGACAGTACGAACTGGCTTTGAAGTCTTATGAGAAAGCCTTAAAAATGGCCAAAACACCCTCATTATCTACCGGGCAGGATTGGGACATCGGGGGTGAAGCGAGAAGTCTTATATCGATAGGGGGCATTCACTCCAAACTAGGAAAATACGAATTAGCCTTGAAGTTCTATCAGGAAGCCTTAGCGCTCCTCAAAACAGTTCTTAACAAAACAGACAAAAAAACCCTGGAAGCATTAGCACTCCACGATATTGGGGTTGTTTACCTCAAGCAAGGTAAGTATGAATTAGCCCTAGAGTTCTTGCAGAAAGCTTTAACCATTTTCAAACCACTTGGTTACAAGCGATCGGAAGCAGTAATGATCGGCAATATTGGCAAAGTATACTTTGAGCAAGGAAAGTACGAATTAGCTTGGAATTTCTATCAGCAATCCTTAATAATTACTCAAGCATTTGGTGACAAAGACGATGAAGGAAACGTTCTCAAAAACATTGGTTACTTACTAGAAAAACAGAACCAGCCAGAATTAGCGATTGTTTTCTTTAAACAATCAGTCAACGCCAGAGAAGCAATTCGCAATAATATTAAGGGACTTCCCAAAGAATTCCAGCAATCTTATACAGAAACTGTTGCTGACGATTATCGCCATTTAGCCGACCTCCTATTAAAACAAGACCGCATCCTGGAAGCCCAACAAGTTCTAGATTTACTGAAAGTTCAAGAACTAGAAGATTATCTCCGCAAAGTGCGTGCCAACGAACAAACCCTGCAAGGAATCCCAAATAATCCACCAGAACAACAAATCAAACAAGGCTATGAAGAAATCATCAACCAAGCAATTAAACTCGGTAAAGAACTCGCCCAACTCGAAAAAATTCCCCCAGCCAACCGTACTCCTGCCCAGCAACAACAAATCCTCGAACTAAGGAAAACCGAGCAAGAAATTACTAAACAATTTAGCGAATTTCTCAAAAGTCCCGCCGTCAATTCAGCCATCGCCCAACTCAGACAAACCACCGGAGGAGAAACTCTCAATCTTCAAAACTTTAATAGCTTGCGAGATAATCTCCAAAAACTGCAACAAAACGCAGTCGTTCTCTATCCTTTAATTTTAGAAGACCGCTTAGAACTAATTTTAGTCACGCCTTATTCACCCCCCATTCGCCGCACGGTTGCCGTCAAACGGGAAGAACTCAACCAAGCAATTGTAGCAGCGCGTGCCGCGATAACTGACCGCACATCAAACCCGAAAACTGCTGCCAATCAACTTTATAATTTATTAATTAAACCGATAGAAAATGACTTGGCGCAAGCGGATGCTAAAACTATTATTTATGCCCCAGATGGACAGTTACGCTATATTCCACTTGCCGCTTTATATGATGGGAAACAATGGCTAGTGGAACGGTTTAGGATTAATAATATTACGGCGGCTAGCTTGACTGATTTCCATACAAAACCGCAAGGTAAGTTACAAGTTTTAGCAGGCGCTTTTACGCAAGGTAATTATAGTTTCCAAGTAGGAGAACAAAATTTTTCCTTTTCAGGGTTACCCTTTGCGGGTCGAGAGGTGGAAAATTTAGCGGCGATTGTTCCAGGGACAACTAAACGGTTGAATAACGAATTTAACAAAGATATTATTTTGTTGATGAATGACTATTCGGTTGTGCATCTGGCGACTCATGCAGAATTTGTAGTTGGTCAACCAGAAGATTCTTTTATTTTATTTGGAAATGGCGACAGAGCAACACTAAGAGATGTGGAAAATTGGTCGTTACCGAAAGTTGATTTAATTGTTCTGAGTGCTTGCAGAACGGCGGTGGGTGGGATGGGGAACGGACAGGAAATTTTGGGTTTTGGCTATCAAATGCAACGCACGGGTGCGCGGGCGGCGATTGCCTCTTTGTGGTCGGTGGATGATGGGGGTACGCAAGCGTTGATGGATGCTTTTTATGCTGTCTTGACTAAGGGGAATGTTACGAAAGCTGAGGCGCTGCGTCAAGGGCAGGTGGCATTGATTACTGGTAATTATGCCACGATTGGTCAGCCACGGGGTATTGCGGTTGAGCAACGCAATCACAGTAGTTTACCGCCTCCTGTGAGCAACCAACTGAGTCACCCTTATTATTGGGCTCCTTTTATTTTGATTGGAAATGGTTTGTAA
- a CDS encoding leucine-rich repeat domain-containing protein, producing the protein MKSTRAVALIISAWAISGLGWGVTQAAAPNQRNSFKEWCLQQASLSADARITVEVLLAEAGTNDCELAAKKLLSLTKIYLIQKGISDLNPLSELTNLEELYLGSNRIADVSPIKGFTKLKKLDLNDNQIADVHLLAEVKNLESLSLDRNKIVDIRPLAELTNLKSLGLYNNQITDVKPLAGLKNLNWLDLDNNPIADISPLSGLTNLTGLDLKGNQITDISPLSGLTNLTNLDLEGNQIRDISPIAELTNLTKLYLEDNQIADISPLAKLIKLTTLDLTFNQIRDVSSLARFSNLTWLNLQFNQIRDVSPLAGLKKLEQLYLEDNQIKDVSPLAGLTNLKQLDLPFNQIRDVSSLAGLTNLKRLNLESNQVDVSSLAGLKNVDSLNLNNNQITNISSLAGLTNLTGLNLEGNQITDISSLAGLTNLTGLNLEGNQITDVSLLEKLTNLKFLDLEGNQIKDVSPLAGMTNLINLDLEGNQVKDVRPLAGLKSLMVLNLRFNPVADISPLAALTKLSDLHLAENSIARQNCPARRPDICQF; encoded by the coding sequence ATGAAATCAACTAGGGCAGTTGCTCTGATAATCAGTGCGTGGGCAATTAGTGGCTTGGGATGGGGAGTCACTCAAGCTGCCGCACCTAATCAGAGAAATTCTTTTAAAGAGTGGTGTCTCCAACAAGCCAGTTTGTCAGCCGACGCGAGAATTACAGTAGAGGTGTTGTTAGCAGAAGCAGGGACAAATGATTGCGAACTTGCGGCCAAGAAGCTGTTAAGTCTCACTAAAATTTACCTCATCCAGAAAGGAATCAGCGATTTGAATCCCTTGTCAGAATTGACAAACTTGGAGGAGCTTTACCTTGGTAGCAATCGAATTGCTGATGTCAGCCCTATAAAAGGATTTACAAAGCTGAAAAAACTTGACCTCAACGACAACCAAATTGCTGATGTTCACCTTCTGGCAGAAGTAAAAAACCTGGAGTCGCTTTCTCTCGATCGCAACAAAATTGTAGATATCCGCCCTCTAGCAGAACTTACGAACCTTAAGTCGCTTGGACTTTACAATAACCAAATTACGGATGTCAAGCCACTAGCAGGACTCAAAAACCTGAATTGGCTCGATCTCGATAACAATCCAATTGCAGATATCAGCCCTCTATCGGGACTCACAAATTTAACTGGACTTGACCTAAAAGGCAACCAAATCACAGATATCAGCCCTCTATCGGGACTCACAAACCTAACTAACCTTGACCTTGAAGGTAACCAAATCAGAGATATCAGCCCTATAGCAGAACTCACAAACCTGACTAAGCTTTACCTCGAAGACAACCAGATTGCAGATATCAGCCCTCTAGCAAAACTTATAAAACTGACTACACTCGATCTCACCTTCAATCAAATCAGGGATGTCAGTTCTCTAGCAAGATTCTCGAATCTCACTTGGCTTAACCTTCAATTCAACCAAATCAGAGATGTCAGCCCTCTGGCAGGATTAAAAAAACTGGAACAGCTTTACCTCGAAGATAACCAAATCAAAGATGTCAGCCCATTAGCAGGACTGACAAACCTAAAGCAGCTTGACCTTCCATTTAACCAAATCAGAGATGTTAGCTCTTTAGCAGGACTGACAAATCTGAAGCGGCTTAACCTTGAAAGCAATCAAGTAGATGTTAGCTCTCTAGCAGGGCTAAAAAACGTGGATTCGCTTAATCTTAACAACAACCAAATTACAAATATCAGCTCTCTAGCAGGACTGACAAATTTAACAGGGCTTAACCTTGAAGGCAACCAAATTACAGATATCAGTTCTCTCGCAGGACTAACAAATTTAACAGGGCTTAACCTTGAAGGCAATCAAATTACAGATGTTAGCCTTCTGGAAAAATTAACAAACCTGAAGTTCCTTGACCTTGAAGGCAATCAAATCAAGGATGTTAGTCCTCTGGCAGGAATGACAAACCTAATTAACCTTGACCTTGAAGGCAATCAAGTCAAAGATGTCCGTCCTCTGGCAGGACTAAAAAGCCTGATGGTGCTTAATCTACGCTTCAATCCAGTTGCAGATATCAGTCCTCTAGCAGCACTGACAAAGCTGAGCGATTTGCACCTAGCAGAAAATAGCATAGCGCGGCAAAATTGCCCAGCCAGACGCCCAGATATTTGCCAGTTTTGA
- a CDS encoding caspase family protein, with amino-acid sequence MIDQPSSRKAKALVPEELYFDYQKCDRWAIIVGISQYQYQGWNLNYADRDAEELYNLLLTPNGGNFKPEFICKLTNEQATTANITRALRSFLKKPGREDLVLIYFACHGTPDFDRPENVYLLTYDTNPQDIAGTALPMREIDLSLRENLHAEKVIILADTCHSAAIGGKIGRRSTIDDATLINRYLQELSQARGGIALLTSAEANEVSYEDAKWGGGHGVFTYYLLEGMRGAGDLDKNNIVTVGELFEYIRENVKRETNYNQHPAIGTNAYDRNLPVAVVDANSFVEVQNSDRDLPPISALENNLRSAENPNIEQYKEAVIAICRRGYTVLSSTDRLTLESLLNHLNLPSRDAVTIENEVLSKFRQYEKALLEQGLQAYPINEDIQQHLNQIQQLLELADNDVAEIKKNVFNFLNLIKKSSKLSIGAIVIFLVGIGGLISLLVSLVLMPAIPHFIYFLPVFILPILAIFGLVISGMGMIGIKSSNYESYMRMRYGENWK; translated from the coding sequence ATGATAGATCAACCGAGTAGTCGAAAGGCAAAAGCCTTAGTACCAGAAGAATTATATTTCGATTATCAAAAATGCGATCGCTGGGCAATCATTGTCGGAATCTCCCAATATCAATATCAAGGTTGGAATCTCAACTATGCCGATCGAGATGCGGAAGAACTTTACAATTTACTACTAACACCCAATGGCGGCAATTTTAAACCAGAATTTATTTGTAAATTAACCAATGAACAGGCTACCACCGCCAATATTACCCGCGCACTTCGTTCTTTTCTAAAAAAGCCAGGACGAGAAGATTTAGTACTGATTTACTTTGCTTGTCATGGAACACCAGATTTCGATCGGCCCGAAAATGTTTATCTGCTAACTTACGATACCAATCCCCAAGATATCGCCGGGACTGCACTGCCAATGCGGGAAATTGACTTATCTTTAAGGGAAAATTTACACGCAGAAAAAGTGATTATTTTAGCCGATACTTGCCACAGCGCTGCGATTGGGGGAAAAATCGGTCGCAGAAGTACGATCGATGATGCAACTTTAATTAATCGCTATTTACAAGAACTTAGTCAAGCCAGGGGAGGAATTGCTTTACTCACCTCTGCGGAAGCAAATGAAGTTTCCTATGAAGATGCAAAATGGGGAGGAGGACATGGCGTATTTACTTATTATCTTTTAGAAGGAATGCGAGGTGCTGGCGATTTAGACAAAAATAACATTGTCACAGTAGGAGAATTATTTGAATACATCCGTGAAAACGTTAAACGGGAAACAAACTACAACCAACACCCGGCGATTGGAACTAATGCTTACGATCGCAATTTGCCAGTTGCCGTTGTAGATGCCAATAGTTTTGTAGAGGTGCAGAATAGCGATCGCGATCTTCCACCAATTTCTGCTTTAGAAAATAATTTGCGTTCGGCTGAAAATCCTAACATAGAGCAATACAAAGAAGCAGTTATAGCAATATGTCGCAGAGGTTATACCGTCCTTTCATCGACCGATCGATTAACACTTGAATCATTATTAAATCATCTTAATTTACCTTCAAGGGATGCCGTCACTATTGAGAACGAAGTACTTTCTAAATTTAGACAATACGAAAAAGCATTATTAGAACAAGGGCTTCAAGCTTATCCTATTAATGAAGATATTCAACAGCATCTCAATCAAATTCAACAACTGCTGGAATTAGCAGATAACGATGTGGCAGAAATCAAAAAAAATGTATTTAATTTTTTAAATTTAATTAAAAAATCGAGCAAGCTTAGTATAGGAGCAATTGTAATATTTTTAGTTGGTATAGGAGGCTTAATTTCCCTTCTTGTTAGTCTAGTATTAATGCCTGCGATACCCCATTTTATATACTTCTTACCTGTATTTATATTACCGATTCTAGCTATCTTCGGATTGGTAATTAGTGGTATGGGTATGATTGGAATAAAATCTTCTAATTACGAATCTTATATGCGGATGCGCTACGGGGAAAATTGGAAATAG
- a CDS encoding tetratricopeptide repeat protein: MQPKQIHLTVLATFFATLSIDSGLSILRLTSGAALESKHPNSSVLAQTSNPGKAKADQLFEQGKKQLDTSQFQAALASFQQALRNYREIKERTGEAESLNKLGEVYRHLGQFPTALRHHESALVIMRELSNRAGEGATLHNIASVYENQGQYENALKFYQQALSIQREVKDRDGEAATLIGLGNTYIYSKRYRNAFEDGNQDLKPYQDAIKSYEQALVIMREIGDRAGEGWSLNGLGISYMTLDKREDGIKFYDRALAIMREIGNRAGEATVLLNLGRAYDAKIDPIRQNRYVSLDYYEPALKIAREIGYRPLEAEILNRIGFTYVWGGEREKPLEFYQQALAVVREVGHRPLEAIVLTNLSRIYNGLGQIQTAREYSQQALAIRREIGVQTETRTWEGGTLITYRTSRNPFTLVTRLEAEGLIHYQSGEAHARQERYQPALASYQQALAIVRQQENRPWEWVILNQMGKIYERLGQHQVALENYQQSLVIRREIDKLAQQKPIPYTIRVADGIPVNVTRNVKPGNIKIEEAIASGAIALGTGDPIANPITITEGLVVYAALREPEIYAENEEEETLTNIGNIYQILGNSQAALKAYQEALAIIGEETKGEHHKQGQIVLTQMGAVYEQLGQYQTALASYQQALQIANKESNINPQIPILLSKIGKAYEKLGQYETAIESYQQALANARQYRETYRSDAENFRRVGVIYELPDEEAILNNIGAIYEQLGQTQKAQEYRQQALELRREIGDRAQEEVTKGKAILITEIGKNEKGKTIVQVNKLEGEVAVLLATIHTDNQAALQSYQQALAIVRQQKNRPWEAEILYQMGLVYEKLGQNQAALEAYRQALQIRQEVDNLGQAKATLVRSVRFGTDYLIEIRADSGQVTTFNHAGGAIVFAPEKEEILIETGNAYKALGQHQAALESYQQALAIVRQDEGKRYLTEGEILDRIASVYDNLQYDAALTAYQELLASARQKNNRAEEGRTLNSIGTVYKNLGRYQSALTSYQEALAIVQEMKLRSPNANMNNFEGAILNNIGTVYEQLGQYPTALESYQKALTIVQDLSWRETTLINIGSAYEKMAQYPAALEFYDRALAVARGVSDRPTEGITLIHQGKVYQKIGQHQTALESYQQALAILQEVGNRPGEGWVLNNLGEVYSDLKQHQTAREYYQQALAIREEVGDKAGKGITLKNIGVTLQEQNQPELAIVFYKQSVNITEEIRKDIQGLSKEQQGSYTETVAGTYRNLADLLLKQNRVLEAQQVLDLLKVQELEDYLRNVRGNEQTGQGIPNNPPEQEIKQGYEELINKAIQIGKERTQIEKINTANRTPDQQKRLLELRKTEQEITQQFAEFLKSPAVNSAVAQLKQVTGGESLDLKDFNSLRDNLQRLQQNAVVLYPLILDDRLELILVTAYSPPIRRTVNIKREQLNQAILEVRKSLTNPISNAKIPTRQLYELLIKPIENDLSQANAKTIIYAPDGQLRYIPIAALYDGKQWLIERFRINNITAASLTDFNTKPQEKLQVLAGAFTQGSYNFKVGERNFSLSGLPFAGREVENLAAILPDTTKLLDQKFNRDIILLMNDYSVVHLATHAEFVAGQPENSFILLGNGEKITLRDIESWSLPKVDLFVLSACQTAVGGMGNGQEILGFGYQIQRTGARAAIASLWSVDDGGTQRLMDAFYSVMSRGNITKAEALRQAQIALIAGNYSTITQQRGLASEAIINSSPAPQAQHQLSHPYYWAPFILIGNGL, translated from the coding sequence ATGCAACCTAAACAAATTCACCTCACTGTACTTGCTACTTTCTTCGCTACTCTTTCAATTGATAGTGGATTGTCAATCCTGCGCTTGACTTCAGGGGCTGCTTTAGAATCGAAGCACCCAAATTCCTCGGTATTAGCGCAAACTTCAAATCCTGGGAAAGCGAAAGCAGATCAACTGTTTGAGCAAGGTAAAAAGCAACTTGACACCAGCCAATTTCAAGCGGCGTTAGCGTCTTTTCAACAAGCTTTAAGAAATTATCGCGAAATCAAAGAACGCACAGGTGAAGCAGAAAGCCTTAACAAGCTAGGAGAAGTTTATCGCCATTTGGGACAATTTCCCACTGCCCTGAGACATCACGAATCAGCTTTAGTCATTATGCGGGAGTTAAGCAACCGTGCGGGAGAAGGTGCAACTCTTCATAACATCGCGTCAGTGTACGAAAACCAAGGACAATATGAAAATGCTCTCAAATTTTACCAGCAAGCTTTATCGATTCAACGAGAAGTGAAAGATCGAGATGGGGAAGCAGCAACTTTGATTGGTTTGGGAAATACTTACATCTACTCAAAAAGATACCGAAATGCTTTTGAGGATGGCAATCAAGACTTGAAACCTTACCAAGATGCTATCAAATCTTACGAACAAGCTTTAGTTATTATGCGCGAAATTGGCGATCGCGCTGGGGAAGGATGGAGTCTCAACGGACTTGGCATTAGTTACATGACACTAGACAAAAGAGAAGATGGCATCAAGTTTTACGATCGCGCTTTAGCCATTATGCGCGAAATCGGCAATCGTGCGGGAGAAGCAACTGTTTTATTAAATCTTGGTAGAGCTTATGATGCCAAAATCGACCCCATCAGGCAAAACAGATATGTTTCCTTGGATTATTACGAACCAGCTTTAAAAATCGCTCGCGAGATCGGTTATCGTCCATTGGAAGCGGAAATTCTCAATCGGATCGGCTTTACTTATGTATGGGGAGGAGAAAGAGAAAAGCCGCTGGAATTCTATCAGCAAGCTTTAGCTGTAGTACGAGAAGTTGGTCATCGTCCTTTAGAAGCGATCGTACTTACCAACCTTAGCAGAATCTACAACGGACTGGGACAAATTCAAACCGCTCGAGAATATAGCCAACAAGCTTTAGCAATCAGACGAGAAATCGGTGTTCAAACAGAAACAAGAACTTGGGAAGGTGGAACTCTCATTACTTATCGAACATCCAGAAATCCATTTACTTTAGTTACCCGATTAGAAGCAGAAGGATTAATTCACTACCAAAGTGGGGAAGCTCACGCACGCCAGGAACGATACCAACCTGCTTTAGCATCTTACCAACAAGCGCTGGCGATTGTTCGCCAACAAGAAAATCGCCCTTGGGAATGGGTAATCCTCAATCAAATGGGGAAAATTTATGAAAGATTAGGTCAGCATCAAGTTGCTTTAGAAAATTATCAACAAAGTTTAGTAATTAGAAGAGAAATTGATAAACTTGCTCAACAAAAGCCAATTCCCTACACTATTCGAGTCGCAGATGGTATTCCCGTTAATGTTACTCGCAACGTTAAACCGGGAAATATCAAAATTGAGGAAGCAATTGCGAGTGGTGCGATCGCATTAGGTACGGGAGATCCGATTGCTAATCCCATTACGATTACAGAAGGATTAGTGGTTTATGCAGCACTAAGAGAACCTGAAATTTATGCCGAAAACGAAGAAGAAGAAACTCTGACAAATATTGGCAACATTTATCAAATTTTAGGAAATTCCCAAGCAGCATTAAAAGCTTATCAGGAAGCTTTAGCAATTATCGGAGAAGAAACGAAAGGAGAACATCACAAACAAGGACAGATCGTACTCACCCAAATGGGAGCAGTTTACGAACAATTAGGACAATATCAAACTGCCTTGGCATCATACCAACAAGCTTTGCAAATTGCCAATAAAGAAAGTAATATTAATCCTCAAATTCCGATTCTTCTGAGTAAGATTGGCAAAGCTTACGAAAAGTTAGGGCAGTACGAGACTGCAATAGAGTCTTACCAGCAAGCTTTAGCCAATGCACGGCAATATAGAGAAACTTATCGCTCGGACGCAGAAAATTTTCGTCGTGTTGGGGTAATTTACGAACTGCCAGATGAAGAAGCAATTCTTAATAATATTGGTGCGATTTACGAACAATTAGGACAAACTCAAAAGGCGCAAGAATATCGCCAGCAAGCTTTAGAGTTAAGACGGGAAATAGGCGATCGCGCTCAGGAAGAGGTAACGAAAGGAAAAGCGATCCTGATTACTGAAATAGGCAAAAATGAAAAGGGAAAAACGATTGTACAAGTAAACAAGCTGGAGGGAGAAGTTGCAGTTTTGTTGGCGACTATACATACCGATAATCAAGCTGCTTTGCAGTCTTACCAGCAAGCTTTGGCAATTGTGCGCCAACAGAAAAATCGCCCTTGGGAAGCGGAAATCTTATATCAGATGGGATTAGTTTACGAAAAATTAGGACAAAATCAAGCTGCTTTAGAAGCATATCGCCAAGCTTTACAGATTAGGCAAGAAGTAGATAATTTGGGGCAAGCAAAAGCAACTTTAGTGAGAAGTGTGAGATTTGGTACGGATTATTTAATAGAAATTCGCGCTGATTCAGGACAAGTTACTACTTTTAATCATGCTGGAGGTGCGATCGTATTTGCACCAGAAAAAGAAGAGATTTTGATTGAAACAGGAAATGCTTATAAAGCGCTGGGACAACATCAAGCTGCTTTGGAATCTTATCAACAAGCGTTGGCAATTGTTCGTCAAGATGAAGGAAAGCGCTATTTAACAGAAGGAGAAATTCTCGATCGCATTGCTTCAGTTTACGATAATCTACAGTATGACGCGGCTTTAACAGCTTATCAAGAACTATTGGCATCAGCAAGACAAAAAAATAATCGGGCTGAAGAAGGACGGACTCTTAATAGTATTGGTACGGTTTACAAAAATCTGGGGCGCTATCAATCTGCTTTGACATCTTATCAGGAAGCTTTAGCAATTGTGCAAGAGATGAAATTGCGATCGCCAAACGCGAATATGAATAACTTTGAAGGCGCTATCCTCAATAATATCGGTACTGTTTACGAACAGCTAGGACAGTATCCAACTGCTTTGGAGTCGTACCAAAAAGCGTTGACAATTGTTCAAGATTTGAGTTGGCGCGAGACGACGCTGATTAATATTGGGTCAGCTTATGAGAAAATGGCACAGTACCCAGCTGCGTTGGAGTTTTACGATCGCGCTTTAGCTGTGGCGCGTGGAGTGAGCGATCGCCCTACCGAAGGAATAACTCTCATCCACCAAGGAAAAGTTTATCAAAAAATCGGACAACATCAAACAGCTTTAGAATCCTATCAACAAGCTTTAGCCATTTTACAAGAAGTAGGCAACCGTCCTGGGGAAGGATGGGTACTTAATAATTTAGGAGAAGTTTATTCTGATTTAAAACAACATCAAACAGCCCGGGAATATTATCAGCAAGCTTTGGCAATTCGGGAAGAAGTTGGCGACAAAGCAGGTAAAGGAATTACTCTCAAAAATATTGGCGTTACTTTACAGGAACAAAATCAACCAGAATTAGCAATTGTTTTTTATAAACAATCAGTTAATATAACAGAAGAAATTCGCAAAGATATCCAAGGATTATCAAAAGAACAACAGGGATCGTATACAGAAACCGTTGCAGGTACTTACCGAAATTTAGCCGATCTCCTACTCAAACAAAACCGAGTCTTGGAAGCTCAACAAGTTCTCGATTTACTAAAAGTTCAAGAACTAGAAGATTATCTTCGCAACGTGCGAGGTAACGAACAAACCGGTCAAGGAATTCCAAATAATCCTCCCGAACAAGAAATCAAACAAGGTTATGAAGAACTTATTAACAAAGCAATTCAAATCGGTAAAGAACGCACGCAAATCGAAAAAATTAATACTGCGAATCGCACTCCCGACCAACAAAAACGTCTGCTCGAATTAAGAAAAACCGAGCAAGAAATTACCCAACAATTTGCCGAATTTCTGAAAAGTCCTGCCGTCAATTCAGCCGTCGCCCAACTCAAACAAGTTACGGGAGGAGAAAGTCTCGATCTCAAAGATTTTAATAGCTTGCGAGATAATTTGCAACGGCTGCAACAAAACGCCGTTGTTCTTTATCCCTTGATTTTAGATGACCGACTAGAACTGATTTTAGTTACTGCTTATTCTCCGCCGATTCGTCGCACTGTTAATATCAAACGGGAACAACTTAACCAAGCAATTTTAGAAGTTCGTAAATCTTTGACTAATCCCATTTCTAATGCCAAAATACCGACTCGTCAGTTGTATGAATTGCTGATTAAACCAATTGAAAATGACCTGTCTCAAGCCAATGCCAAAACAATTATTTATGCCCCTGATGGACAACTCCGCTATATTCCAATAGCAGCTTTATATGATGGCAAACAATGGTTGATCGAGCGTTTTCGTATCAATAATATTACCGCTGCTAGCCTAACAGATTTTAATACTAAACCTCAAGAAAAATTACAAGTTTTAGCAGGAGCGTTCACTCAAGGTAGTTATAATTTCAAAGTAGGAGAACGAAATTTTAGTTTATCAGGGTTGCCCTTTGCTGGTCGAGAAGTAGAAAATCTAGCTGCAATTCTTCCGGATACCACTAAACTTTTAGACCAGAAATTTAACCGAGACATCATTCTGTTGATGAATGATTATTCAGTCGTGCATCTGGCTACCCATGCCGAATTTGTGGCTGGTCAACCGGAAAATTCTTTTATTCTATTAGGTAATGGGGAAAAAATAACGCTGCGGGATATAGAAAGTTGGTCTTTACCCAAAGTGGATTTATTCGTTCTCAGTGCTTGTCAAACTGCTGTCGGCGGTATGGGTAACGGGCAAGAAATTTTGGGTTTTGGCTATCAAATTCAACGCACGGGTGCGAGGGCAGCAATTGCTTCTTTATGGTCAGTAGATGATGGTGGCACTCAAAGGTTGATGGATGCTTTTTATAGTGTCATGTCACGAGGAAATATCACCAAAGCAGAAGCTCTCCGTCAAGCACAAATTGCGCTGATTGCTGGCAACTATTCAACAATAACTCAGCAACGAGGTCTTGCATCTGAGGCAATTATTAATAGTAGTCCAGCGCCACAGGCGCAACATCAATTGAGCCATCCTTATTACTGGGCACCATTTATTTTAATTGGTAATGGATTGTGA